Proteins from a single region of Equus asinus isolate D_3611 breed Donkey chromosome 17, EquAss-T2T_v2, whole genome shotgun sequence:
- the SCGB1D4 gene encoding secretoglobin family 1D member 4, whose product MRLSVSVLLVTLALCCYDVKATVCPSLAVDHTAMYFTPDEFYKITLSKYKAPAEAVWAMMQVKQCTDEISIVDRFRIANALSNVLLKCTSQDL is encoded by the exons ATGAGGCTGTCCGTGTCTGTCCTGCTGGTCACTCTGGCCCTGTGCTGCTATGATG tcAAGGCAACTGTCTGCCCATCCCTTGCTGTTGATCATACAGCAATGTATTTCACTCCTGACGAGTTCTATAAGATAACCCTTTCGAAATATAAAGCACCTGCAGAAGCTGTTTGGGCCATGATGCAAGTGAAGCAATGTACAGATGAGATCTCCATTGTGGACAGATTTCGAATCGCAAATGCATTG agtAATGTACTGCTAAAGTGTACTTCCCAGGATTTATGA